One Oryzomonas sagensis genomic region harbors:
- a CDS encoding efflux RND transporter permease subunit, protein MNLSKFFIDRPIFAGVISVAILLAGLICMFLLPISEYPEVVPPSVIVKAQFPGANPKVIAETVATPLEEQINGVESMLYMFSQAASDGTLTLTVSFKLGTDPDLATQLVQNRVNQALPRLPEVTRQLGVTTVKSSPDLTMVVHLNSPNERYDMLYLRNYALLNVKDQLAKIPGIGSVQLFGSGDYAMRLWLDPQKVAEHAMTAAEVVAAVRRQNVQVAAGVIGGPPYKEGVELQLPVNAQGRLTDPGQFGEIIIKRDNGVVTRLKDVARIEVDAAEYGLRSLLNNKPAVAIPIFQTPGSNAIAISDQVRSTMAQLKKNFPAGLDYSIVYDPTIFVRGSIEAVVHTLLEAVALVVLVVILFLQTWRASIIPLLAVPVSIIGTFGVMHLFGFSINALSLFGLVLAIGIVVDDAIVVVENVERSIENGLAPREATIKAMGEVTRPIIAIALVLCAVFVPIAFISGLTGQFYRQFALTIAFSTVISAFNSLTLSPALAAILLKAHDAPKDRLTRWMDKLFGPVFRGFNRFFRAGSHGYGSGVTGILGRKSAALLVYALLLGATYAGFRHVPPGFVPTQDKQYLVSFAQLPDGSTLDRTEGVIRAMSDIALKEPGVESAIAFPGLSINGFINSPTAGIVFVSLKPFEERKSKELSGFAISEKLQQKFNGVSGAFIAIFPPPPVQGLGTIGGFKLQVEDRTDQGYEALDRTMKAVQAQAAKTPELARVFTSYKISAPQLYADLDRTKAAQLGVDVQDVFDAMQIYLGSLYVNDFNKFGRTYQVIAQADKQFRSKPSDILKLQAKNFEGRMVPLGSIVQVSETTGPDSAMRYNAFRSADLNGAPAPGYSTGQAQAAITRVLGATLPKGMGFEWTELTYQQILSGNTAILVFPLCVLLVFLVLSAQYESLFLPMAIILIVPMCLLSAITGVWLTHGDNNLFTQIGLFVLIGLACKNAILIVEYARELELGGQTTTAAAVEAARLRLRPILMTSFAFIMGVVPLVFSSGAGAEMRHAMGIAVFSGMLGVTFFGLFLTPVFYVLMRTLEKRITKTEEVHHHV, encoded by the coding sequence ATGAACCTATCCAAATTCTTCATCGACCGGCCGATCTTCGCCGGCGTGATCTCGGTCGCCATCCTGTTGGCCGGCCTGATCTGCATGTTCCTGTTGCCGATCTCGGAATACCCCGAGGTCGTGCCCCCTTCGGTCATCGTCAAGGCCCAGTTTCCGGGGGCCAACCCCAAGGTGATCGCCGAAACCGTCGCCACCCCGCTGGAGGAGCAGATCAACGGCGTGGAGAGCATGCTCTACATGTTCTCCCAGGCCGCCAGCGACGGCACCCTGACCCTCACGGTCAGCTTCAAGCTCGGCACCGACCCGGACCTGGCGACGCAGCTGGTGCAGAACCGGGTCAACCAGGCCCTGCCGCGCCTGCCGGAGGTCACCCGCCAGTTGGGGGTGACCACGGTGAAAAGCTCCCCCGACCTGACCATGGTGGTGCACCTGAACTCGCCCAACGAGCGCTACGACATGCTCTACCTGCGCAACTACGCCCTGTTGAACGTCAAGGACCAGTTGGCCAAGATCCCGGGCATCGGCAGCGTGCAGCTGTTCGGCTCGGGCGATTACGCCATGCGTCTCTGGCTTGACCCGCAGAAGGTGGCGGAGCACGCCATGACCGCCGCCGAGGTGGTCGCCGCCGTGCGCCGCCAGAACGTGCAGGTGGCGGCCGGGGTCATCGGCGGCCCCCCCTACAAGGAGGGGGTCGAACTGCAACTGCCGGTCAACGCCCAGGGGAGGCTGACCGACCCGGGCCAGTTCGGCGAGATCATCATCAAGCGGGACAACGGCGTGGTCACGCGGCTGAAGGACGTGGCGCGCATCGAGGTGGACGCGGCGGAATACGGGCTCCGCTCCCTCTTGAACAACAAACCGGCCGTGGCCATCCCCATCTTCCAGACCCCCGGCTCCAACGCCATCGCCATCTCGGACCAGGTGCGCAGCACCATGGCCCAGTTGAAGAAGAACTTCCCGGCCGGGCTCGATTACAGCATCGTCTACGACCCGACCATCTTCGTGCGCGGCTCCATCGAGGCGGTCGTGCACACCCTTCTGGAGGCGGTGGCCCTGGTGGTCCTGGTGGTGATCCTGTTCCTCCAGACCTGGCGGGCCTCCATCATCCCGCTCCTGGCCGTGCCGGTCTCCATCATCGGCACCTTCGGGGTCATGCACCTCTTCGGCTTTTCCATCAACGCCCTCTCCCTGTTCGGGCTGGTCCTGGCCATCGGCATCGTGGTGGACGACGCCATCGTGGTGGTGGAGAACGTGGAGCGCAGCATCGAGAACGGTCTGGCCCCCCGGGAGGCGACCATCAAGGCCATGGGCGAGGTCACCCGGCCGATCATCGCCATCGCCCTGGTGCTGTGCGCCGTGTTCGTGCCCATCGCCTTCATCAGCGGCCTGACCGGCCAGTTCTACCGGCAGTTCGCCCTGACCATCGCCTTCTCCACCGTGATCTCGGCCTTCAACTCCCTGACCCTCTCCCCGGCCCTCGCCGCCATCCTGCTCAAGGCCCACGACGCCCCCAAGGACCGGCTGACCCGGTGGATGGACAAGCTCTTCGGCCCGGTGTTCCGGGGGTTCAACCGCTTCTTCCGCGCCGGCTCCCACGGGTACGGCAGCGGCGTGACCGGCATCCTGGGGCGCAAATCCGCCGCGCTTCTGGTGTACGCGCTCCTCCTGGGGGCCACCTACGCAGGCTTCCGGCACGTGCCCCCCGGCTTCGTGCCGACCCAGGACAAGCAGTACCTGGTGAGCTTCGCCCAACTCCCGGACGGCTCCACCCTGGACCGCACGGAGGGGGTCATCCGGGCCATGTCGGACATCGCCCTGAAGGAACCGGGGGTGGAGAGCGCCATAGCCTTCCCCGGCCTCTCCATCAACGGCTTCATCAACAGCCCCACGGCGGGCATCGTCTTTGTCTCGCTCAAGCCGTTCGAGGAGCGTAAATCCAAGGAGCTGTCCGGTTTCGCCATCTCCGAGAAGCTGCAACAGAAGTTCAACGGGGTGAGCGGTGCCTTCATCGCCATCTTCCCGCCGCCGCCGGTGCAGGGGCTCGGCACCATCGGCGGCTTCAAGCTCCAGGTGGAGGACCGCACCGACCAGGGGTACGAGGCGCTGGACCGGACCATGAAGGCGGTGCAGGCCCAGGCGGCCAAAACGCCGGAACTGGCGCGGGTCTTCACCAGCTACAAGATCAGCGCGCCCCAGCTCTACGCCGATCTGGACCGCACCAAGGCCGCCCAACTGGGGGTGGATGTGCAGGACGTGTTCGACGCCATGCAGATCTACCTGGGGTCCTTGTACGTCAACGACTTCAACAAGTTCGGCCGCACCTACCAGGTCATCGCCCAGGCCGACAAGCAGTTCCGCTCCAAGCCGAGCGATATCCTGAAACTCCAGGCCAAGAACTTCGAGGGGCGCATGGTGCCGCTCGGCTCCATCGTCCAGGTGTCCGAGACCACCGGGCCGGACAGCGCCATGCGCTACAACGCCTTCCGCTCCGCCGACCTGAACGGCGCCCCGGCCCCCGGCTACTCCACCGGCCAGGCCCAGGCGGCCATCACCCGGGTCCTGGGTGCCACCCTGCCCAAGGGGATGGGCTTCGAGTGGACCGAGCTGACCTACCAGCAGATCCTCTCGGGCAACACGGCCATCCTGGTGTTCCCGCTCTGCGTGCTGCTGGTCTTCCTGGTCCTGTCGGCCCAGTATGAGAGCCTGTTCCTCCCCATGGCCATCATCCTCATCGTGCCCATGTGCCTGCTGTCGGCCATCACCGGGGTCTGGCTCACCCACGGCGACAACAACCTGTTCACCCAGATCGGCCTGTTCGTCCTCATCGGCCTGGCGTGCAAGAACGCCATCCTGATCGTGGAATACGCCCGCGAACTGGAGCTCGGGGGGCAGACCACCACGGCCGCCGCCGTCGAGGCCGCGCGCCTCAGGCTGCGGCCGATCCTCATGACCTCCTTCGCCTTCATCATGGGCGTGGTGCCCCTGGTGTTCTCGTCCGGGGCGGGCGCCGAGATGCGCCACGCCATGGGGATCGCCGTCTTCTCCGGCATGCTGGGGGTCACCTTCTTCGGCCTGTTCCTGACGCCGGTCTTCTATGTGCTGATGCGCACCCTGGAAAAACGCATCACGAAAACGGAAGAGGTACACCACCATGTCTAA
- the pssA gene encoding CDP-diacylglycerol--serine O-phosphatidyltransferase, with protein MTTKKQHKPFAMIREFQLADWFTLANAVCGTGALFSMLTYLQTGEISHVSFACGMVLAALVFDVLDGRVARWRQKSSGMGRELDSLADVISFGVAPAVIGYGCGMQGLYDRIVLTGFVACGVSRLARYNVTAGELSDADGKVKYFEGTPIPTSLLLVLVLFLAATRGAVHEYLWFGQVAFAGFTLHPLVLIFAVSGSLMVSRIRFPKL; from the coding sequence ATGACGACGAAAAAACAGCATAAACCTTTTGCCATGATCCGGGAGTTCCAGCTTGCCGACTGGTTTACCCTGGCAAACGCGGTCTGCGGCACCGGGGCGCTGTTTTCCATGCTGACGTACCTGCAAACGGGCGAGATCAGCCATGTGTCCTTTGCCTGCGGGATGGTGCTCGCCGCCCTGGTCTTCGATGTCCTGGACGGGCGGGTCGCCCGGTGGCGGCAGAAGAGTTCCGGCATGGGGCGCGAACTGGATTCCCTGGCGGATGTGATCTCCTTCGGCGTCGCCCCGGCCGTGATCGGCTACGGCTGCGGCATGCAGGGGCTCTACGACCGCATCGTCCTCACCGGTTTCGTCGCCTGCGGCGTCTCCCGCCTGGCGCGTTACAACGTTACGGCCGGGGAACTGTCCGACGCCGACGGCAAGGTGAAGTATTTCGAGGGAACCCCGATCCCCACGTCGCTCTTGCTGGTGCTGGTGCTCTTTCTGGCGGCCACCCGGGGGGCCGTGCACGAGTATCTCTGGTTCGGGCAGGTGGCGTTCGCCGGTTTCACGCTGCACCCGCTGGTGCTGATCTTCGCCGTCTCCGGCTCGCTGATGGTGAGCCGCATCCGGTTTCCCAAGCTCTGA
- a CDS encoding TetR/AcrR family transcriptional regulator yields the protein MKTTQTDTKTKLIDAAMELIWKGSYGSVSVDDICRAADVKKGSFYHFFPSKVDLAIAVMEESYTLLQPELDSIFSPGTEPLARFERLADAIYEFQAQTAAKYHQVCGCPFTSLGSEMAGQEAGIRAKFADIAHRRERYYVNALRDLVALGQLPETTDVQVKAQEIYAYIVGQLVIARIENDLELLKRDLKPGLLKILGAGNRTEKAA from the coding sequence ATGAAAACGACGCAAACGGATACCAAAACGAAATTGATCGATGCGGCCATGGAGCTCATCTGGAAAGGGAGCTACGGTTCGGTCAGCGTTGACGACATCTGCCGGGCCGCCGATGTGAAGAAGGGGAGTTTCTACCACTTCTTCCCCTCCAAGGTGGACCTGGCCATCGCCGTCATGGAGGAGTCCTATACGCTCTTGCAGCCGGAGCTGGACAGCATCTTTTCACCGGGCACCGAGCCCCTGGCCCGTTTCGAGCGCCTGGCCGACGCCATCTACGAATTCCAGGCTCAGACCGCCGCCAAATACCATCAGGTGTGCGGCTGTCCCTTCACGTCCCTGGGCTCGGAGATGGCCGGCCAGGAGGCCGGCATCCGCGCCAAGTTCGCCGATATCGCCCACCGGAGGGAACGGTATTACGTGAATGCCCTGCGGGACCTGGTGGCGCTGGGGCAGTTGCCGGAGACCACCGATGTCCAGGTCAAGGCCCAGGAAATTTATGCCTATATCGTCGGCCAACTGGTGATCGCCCGCATTGAGAACGATCTGGAACTGCTGAAGCGGGATCTGAAACCGGGGCTGCTGAAGATACTGGGAGCGGGGAACAGGACCGAAAAAGCCGCCTGA
- a CDS encoding ABC transporter substrate-binding protein has protein sequence MRHISIVRIMVCACLCLPWLFGMTGCRREAPAPLQVATNVWPGYEPLYLARSLGYYPDSAVRFHEMTTATDVLKAFRNHAVDVAALTLDEALLLVQDGIDVRILLIADISHGADAIMARPAIGTVRDLKGKRVGVESMALGAYVLTRALDQAGLTPRDVTVVPVPVQEHEHAYSAGDIDAVVTFEPARTRLLALGAHSIFDSRRIPNEVIDVVVVRADMLQSRPGQVKTLEEGWFKALAYLRANPADAASIMGKREGLTAGQFKASLGGLAIPDRDENQRLLSGALLPPAKRLADVMLRGKLLDRPVDPARLVVRRP, from the coding sequence ATGAGGCACATATCGATTGTTCGAATCATGGTTTGCGCCTGCCTCTGCCTGCCGTGGCTTTTCGGCATGACGGGGTGCAGGCGGGAGGCCCCCGCCCCCCTGCAGGTCGCAACCAATGTCTGGCCCGGCTACGAGCCGCTCTACCTGGCCCGTTCCCTGGGCTATTACCCGGACTCCGCGGTGCGGTTCCACGAGATGACCACCGCGACCGATGTGCTGAAGGCGTTCCGCAACCACGCCGTGGACGTCGCCGCCCTGACCCTGGACGAGGCGCTCCTGCTGGTGCAGGACGGGATCGACGTGCGCATACTGCTGATCGCGGATATCTCCCACGGCGCCGACGCCATCATGGCCCGTCCCGCCATCGGGACCGTCCGCGACCTGAAGGGAAAACGGGTCGGCGTCGAATCCATGGCCCTCGGCGCCTATGTCCTGACCCGGGCCCTGGACCAGGCCGGCCTCACCCCCCGGGATGTGACCGTCGTGCCGGTTCCGGTGCAGGAGCACGAACACGCCTACAGCGCGGGCGACATTGACGCGGTGGTCACCTTCGAGCCGGCCAGGACGCGGCTCTTGGCCCTGGGGGCGCACAGCATCTTCGACAGCCGCCGGATTCCGAACGAGGTCATCGATGTGGTCGTGGTGCGCGCCGATATGCTGCAATCGCGGCCCGGCCAGGTGAAGACGCTGGAGGAGGGGTGGTTCAAGGCGCTGGCGTACCTGCGCGCCAACCCCGCCGATGCCGCCAGCATCATGGGGAAACGCGAAGGCCTGACGGCGGGCCAGTTCAAGGCGTCCCTGGGCGGGCTCGCCATCCCCGACAGGGACGAGAACCAACGGCTCCTGTCCGGCGCCCTGCTGCCGCCGGCCAAGCGGCTCGCCGACGTCATGCTGCGGGGAAAACTGCTGGACCGGCCGGTCGATCCCGCCCGGCTCGTCGTCAGGAGACCCTAG
- a CDS encoding GAF domain-containing protein, which produces MTLPRYRLRLLIPGIVFTVTLLLILVLTLDRIREGKQAIIGSLTETAHTQMTQLQDLLSDSLMRGEQGQAAQRLSYAALSPQVAAVALVGADHRVLIASRQEWVNGDAAAIPHYDGERAGKAISLHHGTLYPGTTDHLHGYYPVTLGMRAGEIRPQQSGILFVGYDFSGQVDHLRHEAYKSAAKLSAALLVFALLLSFLLHLLITRPIDRLLGVVKEIKDGNLSARAMAPGTDELGRLARSFDEMADELARNQERLHDQNIQLEEEIAERQVAQEALQEQAFQLEEEIGERQTAQEALQEQAYQLEEEIAEHRQTEDKLRIIFDAAQAGIVMVGANGVITFANRCASRLYGFEGEEMAGSRYEDHVHPDERPVSDELLDKLVRGEIDAIAEKRHYLKRDGGDFWGFLNAKRHLGDDGSLLALIIVITDITELRNAQFQMGLNFQRLESLVRILQYRCDSVQGFLDYALEEALGLTASRFGAIFVYDEARRELIHTAWSRDAAAACGATGQRVPSALGEAGLWGEALRQRQPVIVNSYEHPDPLKKGGPAGQIPLERLLSVPVFGGQEIAAVVCVANKAGDYDQADVLHLRVLLDSAWKICRQMKGEQEREALQTKFNQAQKMEAVGRLAGGVAHDINNKLSIIMGYADLLKLQPNSLSQDQTHYLEEMQKAANHSCEIVRQLLAFSRSDVISPRTVNINAIIADARKSLGRLIGEDIRFEFRPAEDIWPALLDPTQIDQIIMNLAVNARDAMPDGGLFSIETGNASLDEAACQGIAPARAGDYVRLSVGDTGCGMDAETLGHIFEPFFTTKEVGKGTGLGLATIFGIVSRNKGFITVSSEVGFGTTFNIFFPRMAQEGAAAEPREDERRVAPGSGTVLLVEDEEALCDLAAKMLGTLGYRAVIAKSPGEAIELCAGRDLGDIDLVLTDIIMPGMNGKEMCDRIRELRPGTPALFMSGYTADVISAKGIPEASLHYLQKPFNLLKLSQMIRKAMG; this is translated from the coding sequence ATGACCCTTCCCCGCTACCGCCTGCGCCTCCTCATTCCCGGCATCGTTTTCACCGTAACCCTCCTGCTGATCCTCGTTCTCACCCTTGACCGCATACGGGAAGGAAAGCAGGCGATCATCGGCTCCCTGACCGAAACGGCCCACACCCAGATGACCCAGCTCCAGGACCTCCTCTCGGACAGCCTGATGCGGGGCGAACAGGGGCAGGCGGCGCAACGGCTCTCCTATGCGGCCCTTTCCCCCCAGGTGGCTGCCGTGGCCCTGGTGGGTGCCGACCACCGGGTGCTCATCGCCAGCCGCCAGGAATGGGTGAACGGGGACGCCGCCGCTATCCCCCATTACGACGGGGAGCGTGCCGGCAAGGCCATATCCCTCCACCATGGCACGCTCTACCCGGGGACAACCGATCACCTCCACGGCTACTATCCCGTGACCCTGGGCATGCGGGCCGGGGAGATCAGGCCGCAGCAGAGCGGCATCCTGTTCGTGGGCTACGATTTTTCCGGCCAGGTCGATCACCTCCGGCACGAGGCGTACAAGAGCGCCGCCAAACTGAGCGCCGCCCTGCTCGTCTTTGCGCTGCTCCTGTCGTTTCTCCTGCACCTCCTCATCACCCGGCCCATCGACCGGCTTTTGGGGGTGGTGAAGGAGATTAAGGACGGCAACCTGAGCGCCCGGGCCATGGCCCCGGGTACGGACGAGCTCGGCCGCCTGGCCCGGTCGTTCGACGAGATGGCGGACGAGCTGGCCCGCAACCAGGAGCGCCTCCACGACCAGAACATCCAACTGGAGGAGGAGATCGCCGAACGGCAGGTGGCTCAGGAGGCCTTGCAGGAGCAGGCCTTCCAACTGGAAGAGGAAATCGGGGAGCGGCAGACGGCCCAGGAGGCGCTGCAGGAGCAGGCATACCAGCTGGAGGAGGAGATCGCCGAACACCGGCAGACGGAAGACAAGCTGCGCATCATCTTCGATGCGGCCCAGGCCGGCATCGTCATGGTCGGCGCCAACGGCGTCATCACCTTTGCCAACCGCTGCGCAAGCCGGCTCTACGGCTTCGAGGGCGAGGAGATGGCGGGCTCCCGGTACGAAGACCATGTGCACCCGGATGAGCGCCCGGTCTCCGACGAGTTGCTCGACAAGCTGGTACGGGGCGAGATCGACGCCATCGCGGAAAAGCGCCACTACCTGAAGCGGGATGGGGGCGACTTCTGGGGGTTCCTGAACGCCAAACGGCACCTGGGCGACGACGGCAGCCTGCTGGCCCTCATCATCGTGATCACCGACATTACGGAGCTTCGTAACGCGCAGTTCCAGATGGGCCTCAATTTCCAGCGCCTGGAAAGCCTGGTGAGGATTCTGCAGTACCGCTGCGACTCCGTCCAGGGCTTTCTCGACTACGCCCTGGAGGAGGCCCTGGGGCTCACCGCCAGCAGGTTCGGCGCCATCTTCGTCTATGACGAGGCCCGCCGCGAACTCATCCACACGGCGTGGTCGCGGGACGCCGCGGCGGCGTGCGGCGCCACGGGGCAGCGGGTGCCCTCGGCGCTCGGGGAAGCCGGCCTGTGGGGCGAGGCGCTGCGCCAACGGCAGCCGGTCATCGTGAACAGCTATGAACACCCCGATCCGCTGAAAAAGGGGGGCCCGGCCGGGCAGATCCCCCTGGAGCGGCTCCTGTCGGTCCCGGTCTTCGGCGGGCAGGAGATCGCGGCGGTGGTATGCGTCGCCAACAAGGCCGGGGATTACGACCAGGCGGACGTGCTGCACCTGCGCGTGCTGCTGGATTCCGCCTGGAAGATCTGCCGGCAGATGAAGGGGGAGCAGGAGCGGGAGGCGCTCCAGACGAAATTCAACCAGGCCCAGAAGATGGAAGCGGTGGGCAGGCTTGCCGGCGGGGTCGCCCACGACATCAACAACAAGCTGTCCATCATCATGGGCTACGCCGACCTGCTGAAGTTGCAGCCCAATTCCCTGAGCCAGGACCAGACCCACTACCTGGAGGAGATGCAGAAGGCGGCCAACCATTCCTGCGAGATCGTCCGCCAGCTCCTCGCCTTCTCCCGCAGCGACGTGATCTCGCCGCGCACGGTCAACATCAACGCCATCATCGCCGATGCCAGAAAGAGCCTGGGGCGGCTCATCGGCGAGGACATCAGGTTCGAATTCAGGCCGGCGGAGGATATCTGGCCGGCCCTGCTCGACCCGACGCAGATCGACCAGATCATCATGAACCTGGCGGTCAATGCCCGGGACGCCATGCCCGACGGCGGCCTGTTCAGCATCGAGACCGGGAACGCGTCCCTGGACGAGGCCGCCTGCCAGGGGATCGCCCCGGCCCGGGCCGGCGATTACGTGCGACTGTCGGTGGGGGACACCGGCTGCGGCATGGACGCGGAGACCCTGGGGCACATCTTCGAGCCCTTCTTCACCACCAAGGAGGTCGGCAAGGGAACCGGGCTCGGGCTGGCGACCATCTTCGGCATCGTGTCCCGGAACAAGGGGTTCATCACCGTGTCCAGCGAGGTCGGCTTCGGCACCACCTTCAACATCTTCTTCCCCCGCATGGCGCAGGAAGGGGCCGCCGCCGAACCCCGGGAGGACGAGCGCCGCGTGGCCCCCGGCAGCGGCACCGTTCTGCTGGTGGAGGACGAGGAGGCGCTGTGCGACCTGGCGGCGAAGATGCTGGGCACCCTGGGCTACCGCGCCGTCATAGCCAAATCACCCGGGGAGGCCATCGAGCTCTGCGCGGGGCGCGACCTGGGGGACATCGACCTGGTCCTGACCGATATCATCATGCCGGGGATGAACGGCAAGGAGATGTGCGACCGGATTCGGGAGCTGCGCCCCGGCACCCCGGCGCTCTTCATGTCGGGCTACACCGCCGACGTCATCTCCGCCAAGGGGATACCGGAGGCCTCGCTCCACTACCTGCAGAAACCGTTCAACCTGCTCAAACTCAGCCAGATGATCCGCAAGGCGATGGGATAA
- a CDS encoding efflux RND transporter periplasmic adaptor subunit, whose amino-acid sequence MEHLTNKIRKRAVLVGLGAIIALGGAGVAAYHMAANVNAQPTAAAPPPPQVGVVTVKPQNVRIWSEFSGRMRAVDFAELRPEVSGRITGVRFKEGQIVKAGEVLFVIDPRPYEAAVAKASANLATARTNAGFARTERERAANMVQTQAIAQRLYDERANADRVARAAVQVAEAELKQARIDLDHAYVKAPIGGRVSRAEITLGNRVQAGAGAPLLTSIVSNDGIYADFEVDEQTYMSSIRAHADTPAKERQVRVEVTVQGDEAHPYQGTIQSFDNRIDPASGTIRARARFDNRNGALVPGMFVAVRLASSSENAVLLVPERAIGTDQSKRFVYVVGDNDRVAYREVRLGQQARGERIVLAGVRPGDRVIVDGVQHVRPDSTVRVQEVAHQQEPDRLAATSRQPTE is encoded by the coding sequence ATGGAACATCTGACGAACAAGATCAGGAAACGCGCCGTCCTCGTGGGGCTTGGCGCGATAATCGCCCTCGGCGGGGCCGGCGTGGCCGCCTACCACATGGCCGCGAACGTGAACGCCCAGCCGACCGCCGCGGCCCCGCCGCCCCCCCAGGTGGGCGTGGTGACGGTCAAGCCGCAGAACGTGCGCATCTGGTCCGAATTTTCCGGGCGGATGCGGGCCGTGGATTTTGCCGAACTGCGCCCCGAGGTGAGCGGGCGCATCACCGGGGTCCGCTTCAAGGAGGGGCAGATCGTGAAGGCGGGCGAGGTGCTGTTCGTCATCGATCCGCGCCCCTATGAGGCGGCCGTGGCCAAGGCCAGCGCCAATCTGGCCACGGCCCGGACCAACGCCGGGTTCGCCAGGACCGAGCGGGAGCGGGCCGCCAACATGGTGCAGACCCAGGCCATCGCCCAGCGCCTCTACGACGAACGGGCCAACGCCGACCGGGTCGCCCGGGCCGCCGTCCAGGTGGCCGAGGCGGAGCTGAAGCAGGCCCGCATCGACCTGGACCACGCCTACGTCAAGGCCCCCATCGGGGGGCGGGTCAGCCGCGCCGAGATTACCCTGGGCAACCGGGTGCAGGCGGGGGCGGGCGCGCCGCTGTTGACCTCCATCGTGTCCAACGACGGGATCTACGCCGACTTCGAGGTGGATGAGCAGACCTACATGAGCAGCATCCGGGCCCATGCCGACACCCCGGCCAAGGAGCGCCAGGTACGCGTCGAGGTGACGGTGCAGGGAGACGAAGCCCATCCCTATCAGGGCACGATCCAGAGCTTCGACAACCGCATCGACCCCGCCTCGGGGACCATCCGGGCGCGGGCCCGCTTCGACAACAGAAACGGCGCCCTGGTGCCCGGCATGTTCGTGGCGGTCCGCTTGGCCAGCAGCAGCGAAAACGCCGTGCTGCTGGTGCCGGAACGGGCCATCGGCACCGACCAGAGCAAGCGGTTCGTCTACGTGGTGGGGGACAACGACAGGGTCGCCTATCGGGAGGTCAGGCTCGGCCAGCAGGCCAGGGGCGAGCGGATCGTGCTCGCCGGGGTGCGGCCGGGGGACCGGGTGATCGTTGACGGGGTGCAGCACGTGCGGCCGGACAGCACGGTGCGCGTCCAGGAGGTCGCCCACCAGCAGGAGCCGGACCGGCTGGCGGCAACGAGCCGGCAACCAACGGAATAA
- a CDS encoding PilZ domain-containing protein has translation MKADIYHLVTVNDGAADNAAIVQVFSDMAANRLKRDFSLLNYYDEVPVSYGSTIVGVEGDSVELKVHEHQALILRQDNSALIKCPHFHNDLGVHCYASYVNVAKKTVILHNFAYAQIRAERREAVRVRVRDPLPVKFTCGDVEIEGNLVDISGSGVSIHADPVPATDTDQGGVLHLALAGTALKIPGTFVRATADGNDGTTCIFQIKPDPRADTIIGRFIYQRQVEIIQQLKDEVAVE, from the coding sequence ATGAAAGCCGATATCTATCATCTGGTGACCGTCAACGACGGCGCAGCGGACAATGCCGCCATCGTGCAGGTCTTTTCCGACATGGCGGCGAACAGGCTGAAACGCGACTTCTCGCTGCTGAATTATTACGACGAGGTGCCGGTGAGCTATGGCTCGACCATCGTCGGCGTGGAGGGCGACAGCGTGGAACTCAAGGTCCATGAACACCAGGCGTTGATCCTGAGACAGGACAACAGCGCGCTCATAAAATGCCCCCACTTTCACAACGATCTGGGGGTGCATTGTTATGCCTCCTATGTCAACGTCGCCAAGAAGACCGTTATCCTGCACAACTTCGCCTATGCGCAGATCCGGGCGGAACGGCGGGAGGCGGTCCGGGTCCGGGTCCGCGATCCGCTGCCGGTGAAATTCACCTGCGGCGACGTCGAGATTGAGGGGAACCTGGTGGATATCTCGGGCAGCGGCGTCTCGATCCATGCCGATCCGGTCCCGGCGACGGATACCGACCAGGGGGGGGTGCTGCATCTCGCGCTCGCCGGGACCGCTCTGAAGATCCCGGGAACGTTCGTCAGGGCCACGGCTGACGGGAACGACGGCACTACCTGTATCTTTCAGATAAAGCCCGACCCCAGGGCCGACACGATCATCGGCCGCTTCATCTACCAGCGCCAGGTTGAAATCATCCAGCAACTCAAGGATGAAGTGGCGGTGGAATAA